The proteins below are encoded in one region of Amycolatopsis magusensis:
- a CDS encoding threonine ammonia-lyase, which produces MVALSAANIAEAGQLVEPLFRNTPQFHDPVLDQRLGRELVLKVETLNPLGSFKGRGASYFVRGLEPGREVVCASAGNFGQGIAYAAAARGIPVTVFTAENANAGKVARMRSFGADVKQFGADFDVAKDAAREYAAADGRLFVEDGEAPAIAEGAGTIGVELVPLDLDTLLVPVGNGALIAGIGCYLKAHSAWTRVIGVCAAGAPAMLRSWHDRTPVTTDSVDTMADGIAVRVPVPAAVGWMLEYVDDMLAVEEATIGRAMRLLRETTGQLVEPSAAAGIAALLDHEIPGERTGTIITGRNYLRETG; this is translated from the coding sequence ATGGTGGCGCTCTCCGCGGCGAACATCGCCGAAGCTGGTCAGCTGGTTGAACCGCTCTTCCGCAACACCCCGCAGTTCCACGATCCGGTGCTGGACCAGCGGCTGGGCCGCGAGCTGGTGCTCAAGGTCGAGACGCTGAACCCGCTCGGCTCATTCAAAGGTCGCGGGGCGAGCTACTTCGTCCGCGGGCTCGAACCAGGGCGGGAGGTCGTCTGCGCTTCCGCGGGCAACTTCGGCCAGGGGATCGCCTACGCCGCCGCCGCGCGGGGCATTCCGGTCACCGTGTTCACCGCGGAGAACGCGAACGCGGGCAAGGTCGCGCGCATGCGGTCGTTCGGCGCGGACGTGAAGCAGTTCGGAGCCGACTTCGACGTGGCGAAGGACGCCGCGCGTGAGTACGCCGCGGCTGACGGGCGGTTGTTCGTGGAGGACGGCGAGGCGCCGGCGATCGCGGAGGGCGCGGGAACGATCGGCGTCGAGCTCGTGCCTCTCGACCTCGATACGTTGTTGGTGCCGGTCGGCAACGGGGCGCTGATCGCGGGTATCGGCTGCTATCTCAAAGCACACAGCGCCTGGACCAGGGTCATCGGTGTGTGTGCGGCTGGTGCGCCCGCGATGCTGCGCAGCTGGCACGACCGCACCCCCGTCACCACCGACAGCGTGGACACCATGGCCGACGGGATCGCGGTCCGCGTGCCGGTGCCCGCCGCGGTCGGCTGGATGCTCGAGTACGTCGACGACATGCTGGCCGTCGAAGAGGCGACCATCGGCCGGGCGATGCGCCTGCTCCGCGAAACCACGGGTCAACTGGTTGAACCGTCCGCCGCGGCCGGGATCGCCGCGCTGCTCGATCACGAGATCCCCGGCGAACGCACCGGTACGATCATCACCGGCCGCAATTACCTCCGCGAGACCGGCTGA
- the metK gene encoding methionine adenosyltransferase, with protein MSASNRRLFTSESVTEGHPDKICDAISDSILDALLSKDPRSRVAVETLITTGQVHVAGEVTTEAYADIPTIVRDVILRIGYDSSAKGFDGNSCGVNVAIGAQSPDIAQGVDTAYESRLENAADDIDRQGAGDQGLMFGYACSDTPELMPLPIALAHRLSQRLTGVRNNGVLPYLRPDGKTQVTIEYAGDQPVRLDTVVVSTQHADGIDLEKMLGVDVKEHVVAPELAELELDTTDVRLLVNPTGRFVIGGPMGDAGLTGRKIIVDTYGGMARHGGGAFSGKDPSKVDRSAAYAMRWVAKNVVAAGLASRVEVQVAYAIGKASPVGLFVETFGTETVDPSKIQAAIREVFDLRPAAIIRDLDLLRPIYAPTAAYGHFGRPELGLPWESTQRAADLRSIAGA; from the coding sequence GTGAGTGCGTCGAACCGCAGGTTGTTCACTTCCGAGTCGGTGACCGAGGGACATCCGGACAAGATCTGCGATGCGATCAGCGACTCGATCCTTGATGCCCTGCTGAGCAAGGACCCGCGCAGCCGGGTCGCCGTGGAAACCCTGATCACCACCGGCCAGGTGCACGTCGCCGGCGAGGTGACCACCGAGGCCTACGCCGACATCCCGACCATCGTGCGGGACGTGATCCTGCGCATCGGCTACGACTCGTCCGCCAAGGGGTTCGACGGCAACTCGTGCGGGGTCAACGTGGCGATCGGCGCGCAGTCGCCGGACATCGCGCAAGGTGTCGACACCGCGTACGAGTCGCGGCTGGAGAACGCCGCCGACGACATCGACCGCCAGGGCGCGGGCGACCAGGGCCTGATGTTCGGCTACGCCTGCTCGGACACGCCCGAGCTGATGCCGCTGCCGATCGCGCTGGCGCACCGGCTCTCGCAGCGCCTGACCGGCGTGCGCAACAACGGCGTGCTGCCGTACCTGCGCCCGGACGGCAAGACCCAGGTGACCATCGAGTACGCCGGTGACCAGCCGGTGCGCCTGGACACCGTGGTCGTGTCGACCCAGCACGCCGACGGCATCGACCTGGAGAAGATGCTCGGCGTCGACGTCAAGGAGCACGTGGTCGCGCCGGAGCTGGCCGAGCTGGAGCTCGACACCACCGACGTGCGGCTGCTGGTCAACCCGACCGGCCGCTTCGTCATCGGCGGGCCGATGGGTGACGCCGGGCTGACCGGCCGCAAGATCATCGTCGACACCTACGGCGGCATGGCCCGCCACGGTGGCGGCGCGTTCTCCGGGAAGGACCCGTCGAAGGTGGACCGGTCCGCGGCGTACGCGATGCGCTGGGTGGCCAAGAACGTGGTGGCCGCCGGGCTGGCTTCACGGGTCGAGGTGCAGGTCGCCTACGCGATCGGCAAGGCGTCCCCGGTGGGCCTGTTCGTGGAGACCTTCGGGACCGAGACGGTGGACCCGTCGAAGATCCAGGCCGCTATCCGCGAGGTGTTCGACCTGCGCCCGGCCGCGATCATCCGCGACCTGGACCTGCTGCGCCCGATCTACGCGCCCACCGCGGCGTACGGGCACTTCGGCCGCCCGGAGCTCGGGCTGCCCTGGGAGAGCACGCAGCGTGCGGCCGACCTGCGGTCGATCGCCGGCGCCTGA
- a CDS encoding GntR family transcriptional regulator: MSATPITRAEPLRDAVYARIVELFWSGAYPPGTAVTEAALSRQLDVSRTPVREALLRLEAEGVLRSALAKGFTVRPLDAREAAELYPILGTLESLAVRTAGTPPPSVVRALEHILAELEDCTDPIRRWRLDSDWHAGLVAAAGNRQLQEMVSRVRTNLSRYELTYMRETVDRTEPDRQHLEILVEFASGDTDRAADLLTAHWEAGMRAVLNWLNSPADRP; the protein is encoded by the coding sequence GTGTCCGCGACGCCTATCACCCGCGCCGAGCCCCTGCGCGACGCCGTGTACGCGCGGATCGTCGAGTTGTTCTGGTCCGGCGCCTATCCGCCGGGCACCGCGGTCACCGAGGCCGCCTTGTCACGCCAGTTGGACGTCTCCCGCACACCGGTCCGCGAAGCACTCCTCCGCCTCGAAGCCGAGGGCGTGCTGCGTTCAGCCCTGGCGAAGGGCTTCACCGTGCGCCCCCTCGACGCTCGAGAGGCCGCCGAGTTGTACCCGATCCTGGGCACGCTGGAGAGCCTCGCCGTGCGAACCGCGGGCACTCCTCCGCCCTCGGTGGTGCGCGCACTCGAACACATCCTCGCCGAGCTCGAAGACTGCACCGACCCCATCCGGCGCTGGCGCCTCGACTCGGACTGGCACGCGGGCTTGGTCGCCGCTGCGGGCAACCGCCAGCTCCAGGAGATGGTCAGCCGGGTGCGCACCAACCTGTCGCGCTACGAGCTGACCTACATGCGCGAGACGGTCGACCGCACTGAACCGGACCGCCAGCACCTCGAAATCCTCGTCGAGTTCGCCTCCGGCGACACCGATCGCGCCGCGGACCTGCTCACCGCTCACTGGGAGGCGGGGATGCGGGCCGTGCTCAACTGGTTGAACTCGCCCGCCGACCGCCCGTAG
- the rpoZ gene encoding DNA-directed RNA polymerase subunit omega: MTITLGAQHEELEGITNPPIDDLLEKVSSKYALVIYSAKRARQINDYYAQLGEGLLEYVGPLVEPGPREKPLSIALREIHAGLLEHTEGE, translated from the coding sequence GTGACCATCACCCTGGGTGCACAGCACGAGGAACTCGAAGGCATCACCAACCCGCCGATCGACGACCTGCTCGAGAAGGTCAGTTCGAAGTACGCGCTGGTGATCTACTCGGCCAAGCGCGCCCGCCAGATCAACGACTACTACGCGCAGCTCGGTGAGGGCCTGCTGGAGTACGTCGGCCCGCTCGTCGAGCCGGGTCCCCGTGAGAAGCCGCTGTCGATCGCGCTGCGCGAGATCCACGCCGGCCTGCTCGAGCACACCGAAGGCGAATGA
- the coaBC gene encoding bifunctional phosphopantothenoylcysteine decarboxylase/phosphopantothenate--cysteine ligase CoaBC, protein MGRKPRVVLGVGGGIAAYKACEVLRGLTESGHDVRVVPTEAALNFVGAATFEALSGHPVHTGVFTDVPSVQHVRIGHEADLVLVVPATADLLARAAHGLADDLLTGTLLVARCPVAFFPAMHTEMWQHPATRDNVALLRSRGLVVTEPDAGRLTGADTGKGRLADPREIVDLARLLLAAPDALPRDLEGLRVVISAGGTREPLDPVRYLGNRSSGKQGYALARVAAQRGAEVTLVAAHTVDLPDPAGAAVVHVSTADQLSEVVRAESATADVVVMAAAVADFRPASRAEHKIKKSDDGGAPTVELVRNPDILAGLVQARPPGQVVVGFAAETGDAGGDVLHHARAKLKRKGADLLVVNAVGEGKAFEVEDNSGWLLGADGTEVPIPLGAKAQLAAAVWDAVVGLRKTQGV, encoded by the coding sequence CTGGGGCGCAAGCCCAGGGTCGTACTCGGTGTCGGCGGCGGCATCGCCGCCTACAAGGCCTGCGAAGTGCTGCGCGGGCTGACCGAGTCCGGGCACGACGTGCGCGTGGTGCCCACCGAAGCCGCGCTGAACTTCGTCGGCGCGGCCACGTTCGAGGCGCTGTCCGGGCACCCCGTGCACACCGGGGTGTTCACCGACGTGCCCAGCGTGCAGCACGTCCGCATCGGCCACGAGGCGGACCTGGTGCTGGTGGTGCCCGCCACCGCGGACCTGCTGGCCAGGGCCGCGCACGGGCTCGCCGACGACCTGCTGACCGGCACGCTGCTGGTGGCCAGGTGCCCGGTGGCGTTCTTCCCGGCCATGCACACCGAGATGTGGCAGCACCCGGCCACCAGGGACAACGTCGCGCTGCTGCGCTCGCGCGGACTCGTGGTCACCGAACCGGACGCGGGCCGGTTGACTGGCGCCGACACCGGCAAGGGCAGGCTGGCCGACCCGCGCGAGATCGTCGACCTGGCGCGACTGCTGCTCGCCGCCCCGGACGCGCTGCCGCGTGACCTCGAGGGCCTGCGCGTGGTGATCTCGGCCGGAGGCACGCGCGAGCCGCTCGACCCGGTCCGCTACCTCGGCAACCGATCTTCCGGCAAGCAGGGTTACGCGCTCGCGCGCGTGGCCGCGCAGCGCGGCGCCGAGGTCACCCTGGTCGCCGCCCACACCGTCGATCTGCCCGATCCCGCGGGCGCGGCGGTGGTGCACGTGTCGACCGCCGATCAGCTTTCCGAAGTGGTTCGCGCCGAATCCGCAACCGCCGATGTGGTGGTGATGGCGGCCGCGGTGGCCGATTTCCGGCCCGCTTCCCGAGCCGAGCACAAAATCAAGAAAAGCGATGACGGCGGGGCACCGACCGTCGAATTGGTGCGCAATCCGGACATTCTGGCCGGCTTGGTCCAGGCCCGTCCGCCGGGACAGGTGGTGGTCGGATTCGCCGCCGAAACCGGGGACGCCGGTGGCGACGTACTCCACCACGCTCGGGCCAAACTCAAGCGCAAGGGCGCTGACCTGCTGGTGGTCAACGCGGTCGGCGAGGGCAAGGCGTTCGAGGTGGAGGACAACTCCGGCTGGCTGCTCGGCGCGGACGGCACCGAGGTGCCTATCCCGCTCGGCGCGAAAGCGCAACTGGCGGCCGCGGTCTGGGACGCGGTTGTGGGCTTGCGCAAAACACAAGGTGTTTGA
- the ggt gene encoding gamma-glutamyltransferase has protein sequence MPVQRRTRLLRSVLAVSCATALLTAGAPASAAPGAPPGKVPEQVGHLGAVSSIDADASQIGIDVLRRGGNAVDAAVATAAALGVTDPFSAGIGGGGFFVFYEARTGKVHTIDGRETAPGTADENLFVENGKAIPFAEAVTSGLSVGTPGTPATWLDALRKWGTLPLAKAMKPAEDLARHGFTVDKTFHDQIANNAARFSAFPATRELYLPGGAPPVVGSRFANPDLAKTYRELARTGNAALYRGRIGEDVVRTVQQPPVDPAAGLKVRPGKLSGEDLAKYRTVDREPTHTEYRGLDVYGMPAPSSGGLSVGEALNILEGTDLSQLDKTQYLHRFLESTRLSFADRNRWIGDPAFVDVPSAELLSQEFADSRACLIDPAQALVSPVAPGDPRDPQPCAAGDTPAPTPYEGENTTHLTAADRWGNVVAYTLTIEQEGGSGMVVPGRGFLLNNELTDFSMVPVTPGVPDPNLPAAGKRPRSSMAPTIVLKDGKPLLAAGSPGGASIITTVLQVLTGRLDRDLSLVEAIAEPRASQRNSDNAQVEQAFLNQPETAQLRALGQEFASAPGEIGASTAVELLPDGRWLAAAEPVRRGGGSARVVLPVPHP, from the coding sequence ATGCCTGTTCAGCGCAGAACCCGACTCCTCCGCAGCGTTCTCGCCGTGTCGTGCGCGACGGCACTGCTCACCGCCGGTGCCCCCGCGTCGGCGGCCCCCGGCGCGCCGCCGGGCAAGGTTCCCGAGCAGGTCGGCCACCTCGGCGCGGTGTCCAGCATCGACGCCGACGCCAGCCAGATCGGCATCGACGTGCTCCGCCGCGGCGGCAACGCGGTGGACGCGGCGGTGGCCACGGCCGCGGCGCTCGGGGTCACCGACCCGTTCTCCGCGGGCATCGGCGGCGGCGGGTTCTTCGTCTTCTACGAGGCACGCACCGGCAAGGTGCACACCATCGACGGCCGCGAGACCGCGCCCGGCACCGCGGACGAGAACCTGTTCGTCGAGAACGGCAAGGCGATCCCGTTCGCCGAGGCGGTGACCAGCGGGCTGTCCGTCGGCACGCCCGGCACCCCGGCCACCTGGCTCGACGCGCTGCGCAAGTGGGGCACCCTGCCGCTGGCCAAGGCGATGAAACCGGCCGAGGACCTGGCCAGGCACGGGTTCACCGTGGACAAGACCTTCCACGACCAGATCGCGAACAACGCCGCCCGCTTCAGCGCGTTCCCGGCGACGCGCGAGCTCTACCTGCCCGGTGGCGCGCCGCCGGTGGTGGGCAGCCGGTTCGCCAACCCGGACCTCGCCAAGACCTACCGCGAGCTGGCGCGCACCGGCAACGCGGCGCTCTACCGCGGCCGCATCGGCGAGGACGTGGTGCGCACGGTCCAGCAGCCCCCGGTCGACCCGGCCGCCGGTCTCAAGGTCCGCCCCGGCAAGTTGAGCGGGGAGGACTTGGCGAAGTACCGCACGGTCGACCGCGAACCGACCCACACCGAGTACCGCGGGCTCGACGTCTACGGGATGCCCGCGCCCTCGTCCGGTGGGCTGTCCGTCGGCGAGGCGCTGAACATCCTCGAAGGCACCGACCTGTCGCAGCTGGACAAGACGCAGTACCTGCACCGGTTCCTCGAATCCACCCGGTTGTCCTTCGCCGACCGCAACCGCTGGATCGGCGACCCGGCGTTCGTGGACGTGCCGTCCGCGGAACTGCTGAGCCAGGAGTTCGCCGACAGCCGCGCGTGCCTGATCGACCCGGCCCAGGCACTGGTCAGCCCGGTCGCACCAGGTGACCCGCGCGATCCCCAGCCGTGCGCGGCGGGCGACACCCCGGCGCCCACGCCGTACGAGGGCGAGAACACCACGCACCTCACCGCCGCGGACAGGTGGGGCAACGTGGTCGCCTACACGCTGACCATCGAGCAGGAAGGGGGCAGCGGCATGGTCGTGCCCGGCCGCGGCTTCCTGCTGAACAACGAGCTGACCGACTTCTCCATGGTGCCGGTGACGCCGGGCGTGCCCGACCCGAACCTGCCCGCCGCGGGCAAGCGGCCGCGGTCCTCGATGGCGCCGACGATCGTGCTCAAGGACGGCAAGCCGTTGCTCGCCGCCGGTTCCCCGGGTGGCGCGTCGATCATCACCACCGTGCTGCAGGTGCTGACCGGCCGGCTCGACCGCGACCTGTCGCTGGTCGAAGCCATCGCCGAACCACGCGCGTCGCAGCGGAACTCGGACAACGCGCAGGTCGAGCAGGCGTTCCTGAACCAGCCGGAGACCGCGCAGCTGCGCGCGCTCGGGCAGGAGTTCGCTTCGGCGCCGGGGGAGATCGGCGCGTCGACGGCGGTGGAACTGCTGCCGGACGGCCGCTGGCTCGCCGCCGCGGAACCGGTGCGGCGCGGCGGTGGCTCCGCCCGGGTGGTGCTGCCCGTTCCGCACCCCTGA
- the mihF gene encoding integration host factor, actinobacterial type has product MALPQLTEEQRAEALKKAAAARRARAELKERLKRGGTTLVDVLKQADEDEVLGKMKVSALLEALPGVGKVRAQQTMERLEIAPSRRLRGLGDRQRKALLAEFSGE; this is encoded by the coding sequence GTGGCACTTCCCCAGCTGACCGAGGAACAGCGTGCTGAGGCGCTGAAGAAGGCCGCTGCTGCCCGTCGCGCCCGCGCAGAGCTCAAGGAGCGGCTGAAGCGGGGTGGCACCACGCTGGTCGATGTGCTCAAGCAGGCGGACGAGGACGAGGTTCTCGGCAAGATGAAGGTTTCCGCTCTGCTGGAAGCCCTGCCCGGCGTCGGCAAGGTCCGTGCGCAGCAGACGATGGAGCGGCTCGAAATCGCTCCGAGCCGTCGCCTGCGTGGACTCGGTGACCGGCAGCGCAAGGCGCTGCTCGCCGAGTTCAGCGGCGAGTGA
- the fmt gene encoding methionyl-tRNA formyltransferase → MRLVFAGTPEPAVPALRALLDSGRHEVVAVVTRPDAQAGRGRKVLRSPVGALADEHGIEVLTPARAGDPDFLARLTELAPDACPVVAYGALLPQAALDIPVHGWVNLHFSLLPAWRGAAPVQAAVRAGDEITGASTFRIVKELDAGPVFGVVTEKIAATDTAGELLGRLAESGARLLLSTMDGIEDGKLTAVPQTPEGLSYAPKISVEDARVSFEDPAIAVDRLVRAVTPDPGAWAEFRGERVKLGPVSVAEDPDEPLAPGELRVEKKRVLAGTATRPVVLGQVQAQGKKRMAATDWARGTRIEQGERLT, encoded by the coding sequence ATGAGGCTGGTCTTCGCCGGTACCCCGGAACCGGCCGTGCCCGCGCTGCGCGCCCTGCTCGACTCCGGCCGCCATGAGGTCGTCGCCGTGGTGACCCGGCCCGACGCCCAGGCCGGCCGTGGCCGCAAGGTGCTGCGCTCACCCGTCGGCGCGCTCGCCGACGAGCACGGCATCGAGGTGCTCACCCCGGCGCGCGCCGGCGACCCGGATTTCCTGGCCCGGCTGACCGAACTGGCCCCGGACGCCTGTCCCGTGGTCGCTTACGGCGCGCTGCTGCCGCAGGCCGCGCTCGACATCCCGGTGCACGGCTGGGTGAACCTGCACTTCTCGCTGCTGCCCGCGTGGCGTGGCGCGGCGCCGGTGCAGGCGGCGGTCCGGGCGGGCGACGAGATCACCGGCGCCTCCACCTTCCGGATCGTCAAGGAACTCGACGCCGGACCGGTTTTCGGCGTGGTGACCGAGAAGATCGCCGCCACCGACACCGCCGGGGAACTGCTCGGCAGGCTCGCCGAGTCCGGCGCCCGGCTGCTGTTGTCCACAATGGATGGCATCGAGGACGGCAAGCTGACCGCGGTCCCGCAGACCCCGGAGGGCCTCAGCTACGCGCCGAAGATCTCCGTGGAAGACGCGCGGGTCTCGTTCGAGGACCCGGCCATCGCGGTGGACCGGCTGGTCCGCGCGGTCACCCCGGATCCCGGTGCCTGGGCGGAGTTCCGCGGGGAGCGGGTCAAACTGGGACCGGTGTCGGTCGCGGAAGACCCGGACGAGCCGCTCGCGCCGGGTGAGCTGCGGGTGGAGAAGAAGCGGGTGCTCGCCGGGACCGCCACCAGACCGGTGGTGCTCGGCCAGGTGCAGGCGCAGGGCAAAAAACGAATGGCTGCCACCGATTGGGCGCGCGGCACGAGGATCGAGCAGGGAGAGCGCCTGACATGA
- the gmk gene encoding guanylate kinase, whose translation MAGNRHRLTVVSGPSGVGKSSVVTELRKLDPGIFFSVSVTTRRPRPGEVDGEHYHFIDRPAFDAMVAKGELLEHAEFTGNCYGTPRAPVEKALAEGKQAILEIELQGARQVRTAMPQARLVMLVPPSWGVLVGRLTGRGTEADEAVRARLAEAERELAASGEFDATVVNADVKTAAAELLSLMTS comes from the coding sequence GTGGCGGGGAACCGGCACCGGCTCACCGTCGTATCCGGGCCGTCCGGGGTCGGCAAGTCCAGTGTCGTCACCGAACTGCGCAAGCTGGACCCGGGGATCTTCTTCAGCGTCTCGGTGACCACCCGCCGCCCCCGTCCCGGCGAGGTGGACGGCGAGCACTACCACTTCATCGACCGGCCCGCCTTCGACGCGATGGTGGCCAAGGGGGAACTGCTCGAGCACGCCGAGTTCACCGGCAACTGCTACGGCACCCCGCGCGCCCCGGTGGAGAAGGCGCTGGCCGAGGGCAAGCAGGCGATCCTGGAGATCGAATTGCAGGGCGCCCGCCAGGTCCGCACCGCGATGCCGCAGGCCAGGCTGGTGATGCTGGTCCCGCCGTCGTGGGGGGTGCTGGTGGGCAGGCTGACCGGCCGCGGCACCGAAGCCGACGAGGCGGTCCGGGCCCGGCTGGCCGAAGCGGAGCGTGAACTGGCCGCGTCCGGCGAGTTCGACGCGACCGTGGTCAACGCCGACGTGAAGACCGCCGCGGCGGAGTTGTTAAGCTTGATGACGAGCTAG
- a CDS encoding primosomal protein N' gives MNGATPLWDLPEPPPAPRKTGTGAAATVNRAAPKSKAAAAKAAAAERRGAQKPAPSEPVARVVVDVPLAHLDRTFDYQVPEKFHETAVPGCRVRVRFAGQLVDGFLLERADTTEHQGKLSFLERVTSSEPVLGPELAALGRAVAQRYGGTLIDVLRLAIPPRHAKAEGEPPREPAPVPEAPGQTGWPRYPAGGSFIEAVGSGRRAHAVWQALPGEDWPRRLAEAAATVAAAGRGAVLVVPDQRDLKRVHQACVELVGDEAVVALTAESGPAERYRRWLAVSRGAVKVVVGTRATMFAPVDNPGLFVVWDDGDDLHADPHMPYPQVRDVLMVRAHASNASLLVAGFNRTAEAQLLVETGWAHPIVASREDLRARSPRITPVGEDFDVARDEAAKAARLPSVAFEAARQGLAAGAPVLVQVPRRGYVPALACGQCRTPARCRRCAGPLVLPGGRDQDGPRAPHCRWCGVPEAGFRCPACGSARLRAVVIGAKRTAEEMGRAFPGIAVRTSGATEVLAEVPARPALVVATPGAEPVAEGGYGAALLLDGWALLGRQDLRAAEETLRRWMAAAALVRPGPEGGRVIVGAEAALKPVQALMRWDPAWHASVELGERRELGFPPAVRMASVEGTPETVASYLDETRLPNTAELLGPVPLGEIDDEGRSERERMLIRVPREDGRALAAALASGQAVRSARKEAEALRVQLDPLELI, from the coding sequence GTGAACGGCGCGACCCCGCTGTGGGACCTCCCCGAGCCGCCGCCCGCCCCGCGCAAGACGGGGACCGGCGCGGCCGCCACGGTCAACCGCGCCGCACCGAAGTCGAAGGCGGCGGCCGCGAAAGCCGCCGCCGCCGAGCGCCGGGGTGCGCAGAAACCGGCGCCGAGCGAACCGGTCGCCAGGGTGGTCGTGGACGTGCCGCTCGCGCACCTGGACCGCACGTTCGACTACCAGGTGCCGGAGAAGTTCCACGAGACCGCGGTGCCGGGCTGCCGGGTGCGGGTCCGGTTCGCCGGCCAGCTGGTCGACGGTTTCCTGCTCGAACGCGCGGACACCACCGAGCACCAGGGCAAGCTGAGCTTCCTGGAGCGGGTCACCTCCAGTGAACCGGTGCTCGGGCCGGAGCTGGCCGCGCTGGGGCGGGCGGTGGCGCAGCGGTACGGCGGCACGCTGATCGACGTGCTGCGCCTGGCCATCCCGCCGCGGCACGCGAAGGCCGAAGGCGAACCGCCGCGCGAGCCGGCGCCGGTGCCGGAGGCACCCGGTCAAACCGGTTGGCCGCGCTATCCCGCCGGTGGCTCGTTCATCGAAGCGGTCGGTTCGGGGCGCCGGGCGCACGCGGTGTGGCAGGCGTTGCCGGGGGAGGACTGGCCGCGCCGGCTCGCCGAAGCGGCGGCCACCGTCGCCGCCGCCGGGCGGGGCGCGGTCCTGGTCGTCCCGGATCAACGCGACCTGAAGCGGGTGCACCAGGCCTGCGTCGAACTGGTCGGCGACGAGGCGGTCGTCGCGCTGACCGCGGAGAGCGGGCCCGCCGAGCGCTACCGCCGCTGGCTCGCCGTGTCGCGCGGGGCGGTCAAGGTGGTCGTCGGCACGCGGGCCACCATGTTCGCCCCGGTGGACAACCCCGGCCTGTTCGTGGTCTGGGACGACGGGGACGACCTGCACGCCGACCCGCACATGCCGTACCCGCAGGTGCGGGACGTGCTCATGGTCCGGGCGCACGCCAGCAACGCGTCGCTCCTGGTCGCCGGGTTCAACCGGACGGCCGAGGCGCAGCTGCTCGTCGAGACCGGCTGGGCGCATCCGATCGTGGCGAGCCGGGAGGACCTGCGCGCGCGCTCACCCCGGATCACGCCGGTGGGGGAGGACTTCGACGTCGCCAGGGACGAGGCCGCGAAGGCGGCGCGCCTGCCGTCGGTCGCCTTCGAAGCGGCACGCCAGGGGCTGGCCGCCGGTGCGCCGGTGCTGGTCCAAGTGCCGCGACGCGGCTATGTCCCCGCCCTCGCCTGCGGTCAGTGCCGCACCCCGGCGCGGTGTCGCCGCTGCGCGGGGCCGTTGGTCCTGCCAGGTGGACGCGACCAGGATGGCCCGCGGGCCCCCCATTGCCGGTGGTGCGGCGTTCCCGAGGCCGGGTTCCGCTGCCCGGCCTGCGGCTCGGCGCGTCTGCGGGCGGTGGTGATCGGCGCGAAGCGGACCGCCGAGGAGATGGGCCGTGCGTTCCCCGGGATCGCCGTGCGTACTTCCGGTGCGACCGAGGTGCTGGCGGAGGTGCCCGCGCGCCCGGCGCTGGTGGTCGCGACGCCGGGCGCGGAACCGGTCGCCGAAGGCGGTTACGGGGCCGCGCTGCTGCTCGACGGCTGGGCGCTGCTCGGCAGGCAGGACCTGCGCGCGGCCGAGGAGACGCTGCGCCGGTGGATGGCCGCGGCGGCGTTGGTGCGGCCGGGGCCGGAGGGCGGCCGGGTGATCGTCGGGGCGGAGGCCGCGCTGAAGCCGGTGCAGGCGCTGATGCGCTGGGATCCCGCCTGGCACGCGAGTGTCGAACTGGGTGAACGCCGCGAGCTGGGCTTCCCGCCGGCGGTGCGAATGGCCAGCGTGGAGGGCACTCCGGAGACCGTCGCCTCCTACCTCGACGAGACGCGGCTGCCGAACACGGCCGAGCTGCTGGGGCCGGTGCCGCTCGGTGAGATCGACGACGAGGGCCGGTCGGAACGGGAGCGCATGCTGATCCGCGTTCCGCGCGAAGACGGCCGCGCGCTGGCGGCGGCGCTGGCGAGTGGGCAGGCCGTGCGCAGCGCGCGGAAGGAAGCCGAGGCGCTGCGGGTGCAGCTGGATCCGCTGGAGCTGATCTAG